In one window of Lampris incognitus isolate fLamInc1 chromosome 3, fLamInc1.hap2, whole genome shotgun sequence DNA:
- the pacsin2 gene encoding protein kinase C and casein kinase substrate in neurons protein 2 isoform X1: MSGSYDDSMIDVSSDSFWEVGNYKRTVKRVDDGHRLCNDLMSCLHERARIEKSYAQQLTEWAKRWRQLIEKGPQYGTLERAWGALCTEAEKVSELHMEVKAALMGEDYERLKNWQKDAYHKQMIGGFKETKEAEDGFRKAQKPWAKKLKEVETMKKTYHSACKEEKLATSRETNSKLESNNNPEALKKLQDKVEKCQQEMQKTKERYEKSLEELDKVTPQYMENMEQVFEQWQQFEDKRIRFFRELLLEAKQHLDLSTNHRFQTIYHTLEDTVSAADAEDDLKWFRSNHGPGMPMNWPQFEDWSIDLNRTLSRRDKKKPIDGVTLTGISQTGSDQPIQPAKTSSSLTVPTKTTPVGSNPFEEEEDEEEEEVTTEEQTTVNHINVIKEEVKTASSMEKTQDWSDEDTGANPFSTNGDGNPFEDEPASPVISVPVRALYDYEGQEQDELTFKAGDEFTKIGEEDDQGWCKGRLKDGRTGLYPANYVEDIQ; the protein is encoded by the exons ATGTCTGGCTCCTACGATGACTCCATGATTGATGTCTCCAGTGACAGCTTCTGGGAG GTGGGGAACTACAAACGGACCGTGAAGCGGGTGGATGATGGGCACCGTCTCTGTAACGACCTGATGAGCTGTCTCCATGAGCGAGCTCGCATTGAGAAATCCTACGCACAGCAGCTCACAGAGTGGGCCAAGCGGTGGCGGCAGCTCATTGAGAAAG GCCCACAATATGGTACATTGGAGCGGGCGTGGGGCGCTCTGTGCACAGAAGCTGAGAAGGTCAGCGAGCTGCACATGGAGGTGAAGGCAGCGCTGATGGGAGAGGACTATGAGAGGCTGAAGAATTGGCAGAAGGACGCCTACCACAAACAGATGATTGGCGGCTTCAAAGAGACCAAGGAGGCTGAGGATGGCTTCCGCAAGGCCCAGAAACCCTGGGCCAAGAAACTCAAAGAG GTAGAGACGATGAAGAAGACATACCACTCGGCCTGTAAAGAAGAGAAGTTGGCCACCAGCAGGGAGACCAACAGCAAGCTGGAAAGCAACAACAATCCCGAAGCCCTGAAAAAACTGCAGGACAAGGTGGAGAAGTGTCAGCAGGAGATGCAGAAG ACCAAGGAACGCTATGAGAAGTCCCTGGAAGAGCTGGACAAGGTGACCCCACAGTACATGGAGAACATGGAGCAGGTGtttgagcagtggcaacagttTGAAGACAAACGCATTCGCTTTTTCAGAGAGCTTCTGCTGGAGGCCAAACAGCACCTCGACCTCTCCACCAATCACAG ATTCCAGACGATCTATCACACATTGGAAGACACCGTCTCTGCTGCTGATGCTGAGGATGACCTCAAATGGTTCCGCTCCAATCACGGACCTGGCATGCCCATGAACTGGCCTCAGTTTGAG GACTGGTCCATAGACCTGAATCGGACACTTAGCAGAAGAGACAAGAAGAAACCCATAGATGGCGTCACACTGACCGGTATCAGTCAGACGGGATCGGATCAACCAATCCAACCTGCCAAGACAAGCAGCAG CTTGACCGTGCCCACTAAAACCACACCAGTGGGCTCTAACCCCTTtgaggaagaagaggatgaggaggaagaggaggtgaccACTGAGGAGCAGACCACTGTCAACCACATCAATGTGATTAAAGAGGAAGTGAAAAC TGCCAGCAGCATGGAGAAGACTCAAGATTGGTCAGATGAGGACACGGGGGCCAACCCTTTCTCCACCAATGGTGATGGCAATCCCTTTGAGGACGAACCAGCATCCCCAGTGATATCTGTGCCTGTTCGAGCCCTCTATGACTATGAGGGACAAGAGCAGGATGAGCTCACCTTCAAAGCAG GGGACGAGTTCACCAAGATAGGTGAGGAAGATGACCAGGGCTGGTGCAAAGGTCGACTCAAGGACGGACGCACGGGCCTCTACCCTGCCAACTACGTGGAGGACATCCAGTAA
- the arfgap3 gene encoding ADP-ribosylation factor GTPase-activating protein 3 isoform X4, translating to MSEPSKHDIVTIFKRLRSIPTNKACFDCSAKNPSWASITYGVFLCIDCSGTHRSLGVHLSFIRSTELDSNWSWFQLRSMQVGGNANAIAFFNQHGNTANAANAKYNSRTAQLYREKLKTLATQATRCHGTQLWLDSQVPLSQTSSDNKQEDFFSLHSQAVPENLNMDQMTLGPSQSEKPSAQETEEDKNGNPEEGPSVDMLSVSPKANPELSSLLKKKPAGAKKTLGSKKGGLGAQKVSSQSFSELEKRAQAVDKLREKDNTSAKKPVLSDEPVASSLRLAYKDLEEQRKREEQKMKGLEGKKKEQAERLGMGLGIRSGVSHSVTSDMHIIQQENPAGARTTKARQYAEEEDDEGSFSSRMSSRFEDQMETPDSFSYKWSDGGEGGGWRKESKKPEPDYFMTPSVSSFDDRPTARRKPEPASVSDSGEARRKFGDVKAISSDMYFGKHDNSEF from the exons ATGTCGGAGCCGAGTAAACACGATATCGTGACTATTTTTAAGAGACTACGTTCGATCCCCACGAATAAG GCTTGTTTTGACTGCTCAGCTAAGAACCCCAGCTGGGCCAGCATCACATATGGAGTGTTTCTCTGTATAGATTGCTCAGGGACACACAGGTCCTTGGGGGTGCACCTCTCCTTCATCAG GTCCACTGAGCTGGATTCTAATTGGTCCTGGTTCCAGTTGAGAAGTATGCAAGTGGGAGGCAATGCCAATGCG ATTGCATTTTTCAACCAGCATGGCAATACTGCCAATGCTGCCAACGCCAAGTACAACAGCCGAACTGCCCAGCTGTACAGGGAGAAGCTAAAGACTTTAGCTACACAAGCTACCAGATGCCATGGCACTCAG TTATGGTTGGACAGCCAGGTCCCTCTCTCCCAAACATCATCAGACAACAAGCAGGAGGATTTCTTTAGCCTGCATTCACAG GCTGTTCCTGAGAATTTGAACATGGACCAGATGACGTTGGGCCCCTCCCAATCAGAGAAGCCTTCTGCCCAGGAAACAGAGGAAGACAAAAATG GTAATCCTGAGGAGGGTCCGAGTGTAGATATGCTCAGTGTTTCTCCAAAAGCAAATCCAG AGCTCTCCTCTCTTCTTAAGAAGAAGCCAGCTGGTGCCAAGAAGACG CTTGGCTCTAAAAAGGGTGGTCTCGGGGCTCAGAAGGTGAGCAGCCAGAGTTTCTCAGAGCTGGAGAAGAGAGCCCAGGCTGTGGACAAGCTCCGGGAGAAGGACAACACATCCGCCAAAAAGCCAGTCCTGTCTGATGAACCCGT TGCGTCTTCTCTCCGTCTGGCCTATAAGGATCTTGAGGAacagaggaaaagagaggagcAGAAGATGAAAGGCTTGGAGGGGAAGAAGAAGGAGCAAGCTGAGAGGCTGGGCATGGGCCTGGGCATCAGGAG CGGAGTGTCTCACTCTGTGACGTCAGACATGCACATCATCCAGCAGGAAAACCCAGCCGGGGCCAGGACTACCAAAGCACGGCAGTACGCtgaggaagaggatgatgaaGGCTCTTTCAGTTCAAG gatgtcatccaggttcGAGGATCAAATGGAAACCCCAGATAGCTTCTCCTACAAGTGGAGCgacggaggagaaggaggaggctggaggaaggagagcaagaaaCCGGAGCCTGACTACTTCATGACCCCCTCCGTGTCCTCATTCGATGACAG ACCCACGGCCCGGCGGAAACCAGAACCAGCCTCCGTCTCGGACAGCGGAGAAGCACGGAGGAAATTTGGAGACGTCAAGGCCATCTCCTCCGACATGTATTTTGGCAAACATGACAACTCTGAG TTTTGA
- the arfgap3 gene encoding ADP-ribosylation factor GTPase-activating protein 3 isoform X3, with protein sequence MSEPSKHDIVTIFKRLRSIPTNKACFDCSAKNPSWASITYGVFLCIDCSGTHRSLGVHLSFIRSTELDSNWSWFQLRSMQVGGNANAIAFFNQHGNTANAANAKYNSRTAQLYREKLKTLATQATRCHGTQLWLDSQVPLSQTSSDNKQEDFFSLHSQAVPENLNMDQMTLGPSQSEKPSAQETEEDKNGNPEEGPSVDMLSVSPKANPELSSLLKKKPAGAKKTLGSKKGGLGAQKVSSQSFSELEKRAQAVDKLREKDNTSAKKPVLSDEPVASSLRLAYKDLEEQRKREEQKMKGLEGKKKEQAERLGMGLGIRSGVSHSVTSDMHIIQQENPAGARTTKARQYAEEEDDEGSFSSRMSSRFEDQMETPDSFSYKWSDGGEGGGWRKESKKPEPDYFMTPSVSSFDDRPTARRKPEPASVSDSGEARRKFGDVKAISSDMYFGKHDNSEWSFI encoded by the exons ATGTCGGAGCCGAGTAAACACGATATCGTGACTATTTTTAAGAGACTACGTTCGATCCCCACGAATAAG GCTTGTTTTGACTGCTCAGCTAAGAACCCCAGCTGGGCCAGCATCACATATGGAGTGTTTCTCTGTATAGATTGCTCAGGGACACACAGGTCCTTGGGGGTGCACCTCTCCTTCATCAG GTCCACTGAGCTGGATTCTAATTGGTCCTGGTTCCAGTTGAGAAGTATGCAAGTGGGAGGCAATGCCAATGCG ATTGCATTTTTCAACCAGCATGGCAATACTGCCAATGCTGCCAACGCCAAGTACAACAGCCGAACTGCCCAGCTGTACAGGGAGAAGCTAAAGACTTTAGCTACACAAGCTACCAGATGCCATGGCACTCAG TTATGGTTGGACAGCCAGGTCCCTCTCTCCCAAACATCATCAGACAACAAGCAGGAGGATTTCTTTAGCCTGCATTCACAG GCTGTTCCTGAGAATTTGAACATGGACCAGATGACGTTGGGCCCCTCCCAATCAGAGAAGCCTTCTGCCCAGGAAACAGAGGAAGACAAAAATG GTAATCCTGAGGAGGGTCCGAGTGTAGATATGCTCAGTGTTTCTCCAAAAGCAAATCCAG AGCTCTCCTCTCTTCTTAAGAAGAAGCCAGCTGGTGCCAAGAAGACG CTTGGCTCTAAAAAGGGTGGTCTCGGGGCTCAGAAGGTGAGCAGCCAGAGTTTCTCAGAGCTGGAGAAGAGAGCCCAGGCTGTGGACAAGCTCCGGGAGAAGGACAACACATCCGCCAAAAAGCCAGTCCTGTCTGATGAACCCGT TGCGTCTTCTCTCCGTCTGGCCTATAAGGATCTTGAGGAacagaggaaaagagaggagcAGAAGATGAAAGGCTTGGAGGGGAAGAAGAAGGAGCAAGCTGAGAGGCTGGGCATGGGCCTGGGCATCAGGAG CGGAGTGTCTCACTCTGTGACGTCAGACATGCACATCATCCAGCAGGAAAACCCAGCCGGGGCCAGGACTACCAAAGCACGGCAGTACGCtgaggaagaggatgatgaaGGCTCTTTCAGTTCAAG gatgtcatccaggttcGAGGATCAAATGGAAACCCCAGATAGCTTCTCCTACAAGTGGAGCgacggaggagaaggaggaggctggaggaaggagagcaagaaaCCGGAGCCTGACTACTTCATGACCCCCTCCGTGTCCTCATTCGATGACAG ACCCACGGCCCGGCGGAAACCAGAACCAGCCTCCGTCTCGGACAGCGGAGAAGCACGGAGGAAATTTGGAGACGTCAAGGCCATCTCCTCCGACATGTATTTTGGCAAACATGACAACTCTGAG TGGTCGTTCATCTAG
- the pacsin2 gene encoding protein kinase C and casein kinase substrate in neurons protein 2 isoform X2, whose product MSELALRNPTHSSSQSGPSGGGSSLRKGTDGYITLALGPQYGTLERAWGALCTEAEKVSELHMEVKAALMGEDYERLKNWQKDAYHKQMIGGFKETKEAEDGFRKAQKPWAKKLKEVETMKKTYHSACKEEKLATSRETNSKLESNNNPEALKKLQDKVEKCQQEMQKTKERYEKSLEELDKVTPQYMENMEQVFEQWQQFEDKRIRFFRELLLEAKQHLDLSTNHRFQTIYHTLEDTVSAADAEDDLKWFRSNHGPGMPMNWPQFEDWSIDLNRTLSRRDKKKPIDGVTLTGISQTGSDQPIQPAKTSSSLTVPTKTTPVGSNPFEEEEDEEEEEVTTEEQTTVNHINVIKEEVKTASSMEKTQDWSDEDTGANPFSTNGDGNPFEDEPASPVISVPVRALYDYEGQEQDELTFKAGDEFTKIGEEDDQGWCKGRLKDGRTGLYPANYVEDIQ is encoded by the exons ATGAGCGAGCTCGCATTGAGAAATCCTACGCACAGCAGCTCACAGAGTGGGCCAAGCGGTGGCGGCAGCTCATTGAGAAAG GGCACTGACGGGTACATAACTCTTGCCTTAGGCCCACAATATGGTACATTGGAGCGGGCGTGGGGCGCTCTGTGCACAGAAGCTGAGAAGGTCAGCGAGCTGCACATGGAGGTGAAGGCAGCGCTGATGGGAGAGGACTATGAGAGGCTGAAGAATTGGCAGAAGGACGCCTACCACAAACAGATGATTGGCGGCTTCAAAGAGACCAAGGAGGCTGAGGATGGCTTCCGCAAGGCCCAGAAACCCTGGGCCAAGAAACTCAAAGAG GTAGAGACGATGAAGAAGACATACCACTCGGCCTGTAAAGAAGAGAAGTTGGCCACCAGCAGGGAGACCAACAGCAAGCTGGAAAGCAACAACAATCCCGAAGCCCTGAAAAAACTGCAGGACAAGGTGGAGAAGTGTCAGCAGGAGATGCAGAAG ACCAAGGAACGCTATGAGAAGTCCCTGGAAGAGCTGGACAAGGTGACCCCACAGTACATGGAGAACATGGAGCAGGTGtttgagcagtggcaacagttTGAAGACAAACGCATTCGCTTTTTCAGAGAGCTTCTGCTGGAGGCCAAACAGCACCTCGACCTCTCCACCAATCACAG ATTCCAGACGATCTATCACACATTGGAAGACACCGTCTCTGCTGCTGATGCTGAGGATGACCTCAAATGGTTCCGCTCCAATCACGGACCTGGCATGCCCATGAACTGGCCTCAGTTTGAG GACTGGTCCATAGACCTGAATCGGACACTTAGCAGAAGAGACAAGAAGAAACCCATAGATGGCGTCACACTGACCGGTATCAGTCAGACGGGATCGGATCAACCAATCCAACCTGCCAAGACAAGCAGCAG CTTGACCGTGCCCACTAAAACCACACCAGTGGGCTCTAACCCCTTtgaggaagaagaggatgaggaggaagaggaggtgaccACTGAGGAGCAGACCACTGTCAACCACATCAATGTGATTAAAGAGGAAGTGAAAAC TGCCAGCAGCATGGAGAAGACTCAAGATTGGTCAGATGAGGACACGGGGGCCAACCCTTTCTCCACCAATGGTGATGGCAATCCCTTTGAGGACGAACCAGCATCCCCAGTGATATCTGTGCCTGTTCGAGCCCTCTATGACTATGAGGGACAAGAGCAGGATGAGCTCACCTTCAAAGCAG GGGACGAGTTCACCAAGATAGGTGAGGAAGATGACCAGGGCTGGTGCAAAGGTCGACTCAAGGACGGACGCACGGGCCTCTACCCTGCCAACTACGTGGAGGACATCCAGTAA
- the pacsin2 gene encoding protein kinase C and casein kinase substrate in neurons protein 2 isoform X3 encodes MSGSYDDSMIDVSSDSFWEVGNYKRTVKRVDDGHRLCNDLMSCLHERARIEKSYAQQLTEWAKRWRQLIEKGPQYGTLERAWGALCTEAEKVSELHMEVKAALMGEDYERLKNWQKDAYHKQMIGGFKETKEAEDGFRKAQKPWAKKLKEVETMKKTYHSACKEEKLATSRETNSKLESNNNPEALKKLQDKVEKCQQEMQKTKERYEKSLEELDKVTPQYMENMEQVFEQWQQFEDKRIRFFRELLLEAKQHLDLSTNHRFQTIYHTLEDTVSAADAEDDLKWFRSNHGPGMPMNWPQFEDWSIDLNRTLSRRDKKKPIDGVTLTGISQTGSDQPIQPAKTSSSASSMEKTQDWSDEDTGANPFSTNGDGNPFEDEPASPVISVPVRALYDYEGQEQDELTFKAGDEFTKIGEEDDQGWCKGRLKDGRTGLYPANYVEDIQ; translated from the exons ATGTCTGGCTCCTACGATGACTCCATGATTGATGTCTCCAGTGACAGCTTCTGGGAG GTGGGGAACTACAAACGGACCGTGAAGCGGGTGGATGATGGGCACCGTCTCTGTAACGACCTGATGAGCTGTCTCCATGAGCGAGCTCGCATTGAGAAATCCTACGCACAGCAGCTCACAGAGTGGGCCAAGCGGTGGCGGCAGCTCATTGAGAAAG GCCCACAATATGGTACATTGGAGCGGGCGTGGGGCGCTCTGTGCACAGAAGCTGAGAAGGTCAGCGAGCTGCACATGGAGGTGAAGGCAGCGCTGATGGGAGAGGACTATGAGAGGCTGAAGAATTGGCAGAAGGACGCCTACCACAAACAGATGATTGGCGGCTTCAAAGAGACCAAGGAGGCTGAGGATGGCTTCCGCAAGGCCCAGAAACCCTGGGCCAAGAAACTCAAAGAG GTAGAGACGATGAAGAAGACATACCACTCGGCCTGTAAAGAAGAGAAGTTGGCCACCAGCAGGGAGACCAACAGCAAGCTGGAAAGCAACAACAATCCCGAAGCCCTGAAAAAACTGCAGGACAAGGTGGAGAAGTGTCAGCAGGAGATGCAGAAG ACCAAGGAACGCTATGAGAAGTCCCTGGAAGAGCTGGACAAGGTGACCCCACAGTACATGGAGAACATGGAGCAGGTGtttgagcagtggcaacagttTGAAGACAAACGCATTCGCTTTTTCAGAGAGCTTCTGCTGGAGGCCAAACAGCACCTCGACCTCTCCACCAATCACAG ATTCCAGACGATCTATCACACATTGGAAGACACCGTCTCTGCTGCTGATGCTGAGGATGACCTCAAATGGTTCCGCTCCAATCACGGACCTGGCATGCCCATGAACTGGCCTCAGTTTGAG GACTGGTCCATAGACCTGAATCGGACACTTAGCAGAAGAGACAAGAAGAAACCCATAGATGGCGTCACACTGACCGGTATCAGTCAGACGGGATCGGATCAACCAATCCAACCTGCCAAGACAAGCAGCAG TGCCAGCAGCATGGAGAAGACTCAAGATTGGTCAGATGAGGACACGGGGGCCAACCCTTTCTCCACCAATGGTGATGGCAATCCCTTTGAGGACGAACCAGCATCCCCAGTGATATCTGTGCCTGTTCGAGCCCTCTATGACTATGAGGGACAAGAGCAGGATGAGCTCACCTTCAAAGCAG GGGACGAGTTCACCAAGATAGGTGAGGAAGATGACCAGGGCTGGTGCAAAGGTCGACTCAAGGACGGACGCACGGGCCTCTACCCTGCCAACTACGTGGAGGACATCCAGTAA